A stretch of the Deltaproteobacteria bacterium genome encodes the following:
- a CDS encoding carboxyl transferase domain-containing protein has translation MGERMNEAIKRLQELHQKNLLGGGLEQIERQHSRGKMTARERIDYLIDRGTFQELGSCVGTTGTRIDGKKSEAPCDGAIIGTARIDGRIVAVYASDFTVYGGSIGIQHLQKCAQLIHLAARWGIPMVWLLDSSGGRLGYRDVPTGGLDWYFALESRYSGLIPQINVLMGPCIAGQAYAPALCDFLLMSRVSANLWLGGPRMTEAATSEKIGREVGGADYHMAYSGTCDVVGSDDQETIKKARQLLSYLPSNYRENPPSKKPTDSPEREVESLFNIVSDQYDLTYDMHEVIKVLVDDGEYFEIKETYAPYLLTCFVRFDGEAVGLVANNPQEPGSIMNIDSCDKYYRFLQVLDAYNIPLVNLVDTPPLVPGEDQEGKGLLRHFGKILDTYATATIPKISVILREAYADAGSLIMGGVKGLGVDLCYAWPIVRLAVQASTFDWRQADGQGSEEDAKEGYLNRSREKVDVFAAAKSWTAQVVDEIIEPKDTRIKIIEALKITKNKREKLPRRAKFHGTPPT, from the coding sequence ATGGGTGAGCGCATGAATGAAGCCATCAAAAGGCTCCAGGAGCTTCACCAAAAGAACCTGTTAGGTGGAGGTCTGGAACAGATCGAGAGGCAGCACAGCCGGGGCAAAATGACTGCCCGGGAAAGGATTGATTACCTCATTGACCGGGGCACTTTTCAGGAACTCGGTTCCTGCGTGGGGACGACCGGAACCAGGATTGATGGCAAGAAATCCGAGGCTCCCTGCGACGGTGCCATCATCGGGACGGCCCGGATCGATGGCCGGATCGTGGCTGTCTACGCCAGTGACTTTACTGTGTACGGAGGGTCCATTGGGATCCAGCATTTACAAAAGTGTGCCCAGTTGATTCACCTGGCTGCCCGATGGGGAATCCCCATGGTCTGGCTATTGGATTCTTCCGGAGGGCGGTTGGGTTATCGGGATGTCCCCACCGGAGGATTGGACTGGTACTTTGCCCTCGAGTCCCGGTATTCGGGTTTAATCCCTCAGATCAATGTTTTGATGGGACCCTGTATTGCTGGCCAGGCGTATGCTCCTGCCCTTTGTGATTTTCTGCTCATGAGCAGAGTCTCGGCTAACCTTTGGCTGGGTGGCCCCAGAATGACCGAAGCGGCGACCTCGGAGAAGATCGGAAGGGAGGTTGGAGGCGCGGACTACCATATGGCCTACAGCGGCACCTGTGATGTGGTGGGGAGCGACGATCAAGAGACGATTAAAAAAGCCCGCCAGCTTTTAAGCTATCTACCCTCCAACTACCGAGAAAACCCTCCAAGTAAGAAGCCAACGGATAGTCCGGAGCGCGAGGTAGAAAGTCTCTTCAATATTGTATCCGATCAATATGATCTTACCTATGACATGCACGAGGTCATTAAGGTGCTGGTTGACGATGGGGAATATTTTGAAATTAAAGAGACCTACGCCCCCTATCTCCTCACTTGTTTTGTTCGATTTGACGGGGAAGCTGTTGGGCTAGTGGCCAATAACCCCCAAGAGCCTGGGAGTATTATGAACATTGATTCCTGCGATAAGTATTATCGCTTTCTTCAGGTGCTGGATGCCTATAATATTCCCCTGGTGAATCTTGTGGATACCCCCCCCCTCGTACCCGGAGAAGATCAGGAAGGAAAGGGGCTGCTTCGCCACTTTGGAAAAATACTCGATACTTACGCTACGGCCACAATTCCGAAGATCAGTGTGATCTTGAGGGAAGCCTACGCCGATGCTGGCAGCCTGATTATGGGGGGAGTGAAAGGGTTGGGGGTAGATTTGTGCTACGCCTGGCCGATTGTTAGGCTTGCGGTCCAGGCATCTACCTTCGATTGGCGTCAGGCCGATGGACAGGGAAGCGAAGAAGATGCCAAGGAAGGCTACCTAAACCGCTCCCGGGAAAAGGTGGATGTTTTCGCCGCGGCCAAAAGCTGGACCGCGCAGGTGGTGGATGAAATCATTGAGCCAAAAGATACACGCATAAAAATCATCGAAGCTCTTAAGATCACCAAAAACAAGCGGGAAAAGTTGCCACGAAGGGCGAAATTCCACG
- a CDS encoding carboxyl transferase domain-containing protein gives MGKWMDGYLAKFAKLQKESLEGGGQERTQIQQGLGKLTARERINQLADPGTFEEIGSLVRDHRQPFDGKDRPSPYDGIITGFARVSGRSVILYSVDFTVMSGSLGDQAAWKLADLARMAGQMQMPLIGIIDSAGERLSFKGGDIGLNGLAQFFRNYSLISGIVPRISLVLGPCIGVSAVVPVLSDFSIIHRQTGFLWLGGDKHSDDAGTAEFHMEKSGQCDLIAASDEDAIAQAKKLLSFLPQNCWEKPPVVEMGDNPERREEDLLDIMPDDPRLTYDIHEIIARVVDNGEFFELKQNFANHLVTGFCRFGNQVCGLVANNPDELSGILEPDSSDKYDRFMNFLDAFNIPQINLVDTTAFPPGDKWERLGVIRHGAKLLHSYANITCPKITVVLRRSYGGANIVMGCSAMFPDFIYGWPTTEFAPTGPETVIHAVFHKELAKAKEEGRYEQVYNFLLNILKEQFSVLTLGKFWTTYYTVHEVIDPRDTRPRIIKALRALVNKREELPDRKRSIKPA, from the coding sequence ATGGGAAAATGGATGGATGGTTATCTCGCCAAATTTGCCAAACTGCAAAAAGAAAGCCTCGAAGGGGGGGGACAAGAGCGTACCCAGATTCAACAGGGTCTGGGGAAACTCACCGCCAGAGAACGAATCAACCAGCTTGCGGATCCGGGGACCTTTGAAGAGATCGGCTCTCTGGTCCGAGATCATCGTCAACCCTTTGACGGCAAGGATAGGCCGAGCCCATATGATGGAATCATCACCGGTTTTGCCAGAGTCAGTGGCCGTTCGGTGATCCTGTATTCAGTGGACTTTACGGTCATGTCAGGCTCATTGGGCGATCAGGCAGCCTGGAAATTGGCTGATCTGGCTCGGATGGCCGGGCAGATGCAGATGCCCCTGATTGGAATCATCGATTCGGCTGGAGAAAGGCTCAGCTTCAAGGGAGGAGACATCGGCCTCAACGGACTTGCCCAGTTTTTCCGTAATTATTCCCTGATCTCCGGGATTGTCCCCAGAATTTCGCTTGTTTTAGGGCCCTGTATAGGAGTATCTGCGGTTGTGCCTGTACTATCGGATTTTTCGATTATCCATCGCCAGACCGGGTTTCTCTGGTTGGGTGGAGATAAGCACTCTGATGATGCCGGGACAGCCGAGTTCCATATGGAAAAAAGCGGCCAGTGTGACCTGATCGCCGCAAGCGATGAAGATGCCATCGCCCAGGCCAAAAAGCTTTTGAGCTTCCTTCCCCAGAACTGCTGGGAAAAGCCACCGGTAGTGGAGATGGGCGATAACCCGGAAAGAAGAGAAGAAGATCTGCTGGATATCATGCCCGACGATCCCCGGCTTACCTACGACATCCATGAGATTATCGCACGTGTGGTGGACAACGGAGAATTTTTTGAACTGAAGCAAAACTTTGCCAACCATCTGGTTACTGGTTTCTGCCGCTTTGGCAATCAGGTCTGCGGGCTTGTGGCCAATAATCCGGATGAATTGAGCGGGATTCTTGAACCGGATTCCTCAGACAAATACGACCGTTTTATGAATTTCCTGGACGCTTTCAATATTCCCCAGATTAATTTGGTGGACACCACTGCTTTTCCGCCCGGCGACAAATGGGAAAGATTGGGGGTGATCCGTCATGGAGCAAAATTATTACATTCCTATGCCAACATCACTTGCCCTAAGATTACGGTTGTTTTGAGACGCTCCTATGGTGGAGCGAACATTGTGATGGGTTGTTCCGCCATGTTCCCCGATTTCATATATGGGTGGCCGACGACGGAATTTGCCCCCACCGGGCCTGAGACGGTGATCCATGCTGTCTTTCATAAAGAGCTGGCCAAGGCCAAAGAGGAAGGGAGATACGAACAGGTTTATAACTTCCTGTTGAACATCCTGAAAGAACAGTTCAGTGTCCTGACCTTGGGCAAGTTCTGGACGACTTATTATACCGTCCACGAAGTGATTGACCCGCGGGATACTCGCCCCAGAATTATCAAAGCCCTCAGGGCACTGGTCAACAAGCGCGAGGAATTACCCGACAGGAAACGTTCGATCAAACCCGCCTGA
- a CDS encoding biotin/lipoyl-containing protein: MSNQSSATKRVEVRAPMSGIFYRKPAPDQPPYVEVGDMVGKKQVLALLETMKVFQKIKSPVSGKILEVVQENEVPVKDDDVLFVIDAQS; this comes from the coding sequence ATGAGTAATCAGTCAAGTGCCACCAAAAGAGTCGAAGTGAGAGCGCCCATGTCTGGAATTTTTTATCGAAAACCCGCTCCGGATCAACCCCCTTATGTCGAAGTCGGGGATATGGTGGGGAAGAAACAAGTGCTGGCTCTTTTGGAAACGATGAAAGTTTTTCAAAAGATTAAATCCCCGGTTTCCGGAAAGATATTAGAAGTTGTCCAAGAAAATGAAGTCCCGGTAAAGGACGATGATGTATTGTTTGTGATCGATGCCCAATCGTAA
- the accC gene encoding acetyl-CoA carboxylase biotin carboxylase subunit, protein MFSKMLIANRGEIAVRIIRACKDLGINTVAVYSEADQNSLHVRLADERRCIGPAISSKSYLNVMSILDAAKATKAEAIHPGYGYLAENGEFAQACAREGFVFIGPTPENLALAGDKINAKNIVENAGVPVIPSSRGGIGKLEEALRFSQEIGYPVMIKASGGGGGRGIRICANEEILRGEFSVAKMEARAAFGNDEVYIEKCISEPRHIEFQVLADRRGNIIHLGERECTIQRRYQKLIEESPSPRLTPPLRQTMGEMAIAAARAVKYFNAGTVEFLMDQDGRFYFMEINARIQVEHPVTELVTGVDLIKEQIRLSSGESLGYCYEDLKPRGWALECRINAEDPDKTFLPSPGIIKEYQPPGGFGVRVDTHLYQGYELPMYYDSLICKLISYDLTREGAIKIMKRALEEFTIKPIKTTIPLYLKVMDDPFFGQGIFSTHFIEKFLPEDKEEKEN, encoded by the coding sequence ATGTTCTCAAAGATGCTTATCGCCAACAGAGGAGAAATTGCCGTCAGGATTATAAGAGCCTGCAAAGATTTGGGGATCAACACCGTGGCTGTTTATTCCGAAGCAGACCAGAATAGTTTACACGTTCGCCTGGCTGACGAAAGAAGGTGCATTGGTCCGGCGATAAGCAGCAAGAGTTATTTAAACGTTATGAGCATTCTCGATGCTGCTAAAGCCACAAAAGCTGAGGCCATTCACCCCGGCTACGGATACCTGGCAGAAAATGGGGAATTTGCCCAGGCCTGTGCCCGGGAGGGTTTTGTGTTTATCGGCCCTACCCCTGAAAACCTGGCTTTAGCCGGCGATAAGATCAACGCCAAAAATATCGTAGAAAATGCCGGGGTTCCCGTTATTCCCAGCAGCCGGGGAGGGATCGGTAAACTCGAAGAAGCATTGCGATTCAGTCAGGAGATTGGCTACCCAGTAATGATCAAAGCATCCGGAGGAGGCGGCGGCCGGGGAATAAGGATTTGTGCCAATGAAGAAATCCTGCGCGGAGAGTTTTCCGTGGCCAAGATGGAAGCCCGAGCCGCCTTTGGAAATGACGAAGTATATATTGAAAAATGTATCTCAGAACCAAGACACATTGAATTTCAGGTGCTGGCAGATCGGCGGGGAAACATAATCCATCTTGGTGAACGGGAATGTACCATCCAGAGGCGCTATCAGAAACTTATCGAGGAATCCCCATCCCCGAGACTCACCCCGCCGTTGCGCCAGACGATGGGGGAGATGGCCATTGCGGCCGCCAGAGCGGTCAAATATTTTAACGCGGGCACTGTGGAATTTCTCATGGATCAGGATGGCCGTTTTTATTTTATGGAAATCAATGCCCGAATCCAGGTCGAGCACCCGGTCACAGAATTGGTGACCGGAGTTGACCTGATCAAAGAGCAGATCAGGCTATCATCCGGCGAAAGCCTGGGGTATTGCTATGAGGATTTAAAACCGAGAGGGTGGGCTCTCGAATGCCGGATCAATGCGGAAGATCCGGACAAAACCTTTTTACCATCTCCTGGAATCATAAAAGAATATCAACCTCCAGGGGGATTTGGGGTCAGGGTAGATACCCATCTTTACCAAGGTTACGAATTGCCCATGTATTACGATTCCTTAATCTGCAAGCTCATCTCCTATGATCTTACCAGGGAAGGGGCCATCAAAATCATGAAAAGAGCCCTCGAGGAGTTTACGATAAAACCCATTAAAACGACCATCCCGCTTTATCTCAAGGTCATGGATGACCCCTTTTTTGGGCAGGGTATATTCAGTACCCACTTTATCGAAAAGTTTTTGCCAGAAGACAAGGAGGAGAAGGAAAATTAA
- a CDS encoding HAMP domain-containing sensor histidine kinase — MKGVIHNLNGSIQILSMQMELLERMLIKEGKRIPPGIQDQVEQCLEQIDNFKTMVEGLIQKGVHEDQDTPQMIQLNDLLEEELSLLKHNLFFKHQVRSQKLFSDPLPPLEGYHVDFSQGFFNLIQNAIEAMENSSRKELTLITEKKDDQIKVVIKDTGCGFSADTKPNLFKPFFTNKGGKHQGLGLFISREILRRYGASFVYSSQQGETIFEVSFPLTPSRGKS, encoded by the coding sequence GTGAAAGGGGTCATCCATAACCTAAACGGATCGATCCAGATTTTATCCATGCAAATGGAACTGCTTGAAAGGATGCTAATCAAGGAAGGAAAAAGGATCCCACCGGGTATACAAGATCAGGTGGAACAATGCCTGGAGCAAATCGATAATTTTAAAACGATGGTAGAGGGATTGATTCAAAAAGGGGTCCATGAAGATCAGGATACCCCCCAAATGATTCAACTCAATGACTTATTAGAGGAAGAACTCTCCCTTCTAAAGCATAATTTATTTTTTAAACACCAGGTTCGGTCACAAAAACTATTCTCCGACCCTTTACCCCCCCTCGAGGGATATCATGTGGATTTCAGTCAAGGATTCTTTAACCTAATCCAGAATGCCATTGAGGCCATGGAAAACTCCAGCCGCAAAGAGCTCACCCTGATTACCGAAAAAAAAGATGACCAGATAAAAGTGGTGATCAAAGATACGGGATGTGGATTTTCCGCAGATACGAAACCCAACCTATTTAAACCTTTTTTTACCAATAAAGGAGGAAAACACCAAGGTTTGGGATTATTTATATCCAGAGAGATACTGCGTCGCTATGGCGCATCCTTCGTTTATTCCTCTCAACAGGGTGAAACCATTTTTGAAGTCAGTTTCCCGCTAACACCATCGCGGGGCAAATCCTAA
- a CDS encoding flagellar biosynthesis anti-sigma factor FlgM yields MTKERKKQTHFRDKGIFSVLPQDMEKIYYVLKITPDVRVDRVAALKKLIEAGKYHVPSDVLAEKMIKESLLELKK; encoded by the coding sequence ATGACCAAGGAAAGAAAAAAACAAACCCACTTCAGAGATAAAGGAATTTTTTCAGTGCTTCCGCAAGATATGGAAAAAATCTATTACGTCCTGAAAATAACCCCGGATGTAAGGGTAGATCGGGTGGCTGCCCTGAAAAAGTTAATTGAAGCCGGGAAGTATCATGTCCCCAGTGATGTCCTGGCTGAAAAAATGATCAAAGAATCCCTCTTGGAACTGAAAAAATAG
- the ffh gene encoding signal recognition particle protein has translation MFDSLTNKLNSVFKRLRGHGKLNEQNITEALKEVRLALLEADVNFKVVKEFMERIRTRAVGQEVLESLTPAQQVIKIVHEELTSLMGGVSSGLNLSYKTPIPIMLVGLQGSGKTTTVAKLGKFLKDKGRRPHLVPADVRRPAAIEQLRKLGEQMGIPVFQPNPQEAPLMICQKAFRWAEAENGDVLLIDTAGRLHIDEALMEELKEIRRELTPREILLVADAMTGQDAVNVAQKFNEALDINGVILTKLDGDARGGAALSIKAVTGKPVKFIGVGEKLDALEIFHPDRMASRILGMGDVLSLIEKAQEAIDTQKAQELEKKLLKDTFTLEDFLEQLQQIKKMGSFEQILSMIPGVGRLKLPQDLQGSEKDLVRVEAIINSMTKEERRSPEILNGSRRLRIAKGSGTTVQDVNQLLKQYLQAKKMIRQFKRGGMKGIPRGLFS, from the coding sequence ATGTTCGATTCCCTGACAAATAAGCTAAATTCGGTCTTTAAAAGGCTCCGGGGCCATGGAAAACTCAACGAGCAGAACATCACCGAAGCCTTAAAAGAAGTACGCCTTGCCCTCTTGGAAGCGGATGTGAATTTCAAGGTGGTCAAGGAATTCATGGAACGGATCCGCACTCGTGCGGTGGGCCAGGAGGTTTTAGAAAGCCTCACGCCAGCTCAGCAGGTGATAAAAATCGTCCATGAAGAACTCACTTCCCTTATGGGGGGAGTAAGCAGCGGACTCAATCTATCCTACAAGACCCCCATTCCCATCATGTTGGTAGGCCTGCAGGGCTCGGGTAAGACGACTACCGTGGCCAAGTTAGGAAAGTTCCTGAAGGACAAAGGGCGTCGACCCCACCTGGTTCCGGCGGATGTACGTCGACCGGCGGCTATTGAACAGTTAAGAAAATTGGGCGAGCAAATGGGCATTCCGGTCTTCCAGCCGAATCCTCAAGAGGCTCCGCTCATGATCTGTCAAAAAGCTTTTCGTTGGGCGGAGGCTGAAAACGGCGATGTGTTACTAATTGATACAGCGGGGCGCTTGCACATCGATGAAGCCTTGATGGAAGAATTAAAGGAAATCAGAAGGGAACTAACCCCTCGGGAAATTTTACTGGTAGCCGATGCCATGACCGGCCAGGATGCGGTCAATGTGGCTCAAAAATTTAACGAAGCCTTAGATATAAATGGAGTGATCTTAACGAAACTCGATGGAGATGCCCGAGGGGGTGCAGCTTTATCGATTAAGGCTGTTACCGGCAAACCCGTTAAGTTTATTGGCGTGGGGGAAAAGCTGGATGCTTTAGAGATTTTTCACCCTGACCGTATGGCCTCGCGCATTCTGGGCATGGGGGATGTTCTTTCCCTGATCGAGAAAGCCCAAGAGGCCATTGACACCCAAAAAGCCCAGGAATTAGAGAAAAAGCTTCTCAAAGATACTTTCACCCTGGAAGATTTCCTGGAGCAGTTGCAACAAATCAAAAAGATGGGCTCCTTTGAACAGATCTTGTCCATGATTCCTGGGGTGGGTCGACTCAAGCTTCCCCAAGACCTGCAGGGAAGTGAAAAAGATCTGGTCAGGGTGGAGGCCATCATTAACTCCATGACCAAAGAGGAACGCCGGTCGCCAGAAATTCTAAACGGCAGTCGGCGCTTGCGCATCGCTAAGGGTAGTGGGACTACGGTTCAAGATGTGAATCAATTGCTCAAGCAGTACCTGCAGGCGAAAAAGATGATCCGGCAATTCAAACGAGGTGGGATGAAAGGAATTCCCAGGGGGCTGTTCTCTTAG
- the rpsP gene encoding 30S ribosomal protein S16 — MAVTIRLTRMGAKKKPFYRLVVADSRFPRDGRFIEVVGTYDPNPNPPAINLNRERIDSWLKRGAHPTNTVKSLLKKAGLATRADRTSPAANETSEPRAESPA, encoded by the coding sequence ATGGCAGTAACGATTCGATTGACGCGCATGGGGGCTAAGAAAAAGCCTTTTTACCGGCTGGTGGTGGCTGATTCGCGTTTTCCGCGAGACGGGAGGTTCATCGAGGTGGTGGGAACGTACGACCCGAATCCCAATCCTCCCGCCATCAACCTAAACCGGGAAAGGATTGATTCTTGGTTGAAACGAGGCGCTCATCCCACCAATACGGTAAAGAGCCTCTTGAAGAAGGCCGGACTAGCCACCCGTGCAGATAGAACGTCTCCAGCGGCCAACGAAACAAGCGAACCACGCGCGGAATCACCGGCATAA
- a CDS encoding KH domain-containing protein, whose translation MKDLIAYIAKALVDHPEAVEVSEIEGEQTSVIALKVAKDDLGKVIGKQGRTARAMRTILSAASTKVRKRSVLEIIE comes from the coding sequence ATGAAAGATCTGATCGCATACATCGCGAAAGCCCTGGTTGATCACCCGGAGGCGGTAGAAGTCTCGGAGATAGAAGGAGAGCAAACCTCGGTGATCGCGCTTAAAGTCGCTAAAGATGATCTTGGGAAAGTGATCGGAAAACAAGGACGGACTGCTCGAGCCATGAGGACGATTTTAAGCGCGGCCTCGACCAAAGTCCGTAAAAGATCTGTTTTGGAGATTATCGAGTGA
- the rimM gene encoding ribosome maturation factor RimM (Essential for efficient processing of 16S rRNA): MTSATEEPLVLVGQVVKTQGIKGQVKVAASGEGAAAFPVGTIVYLKNDRGMKQSLTVESSRPHRQMTILAFREVQRIEEAEELVGCSVYVAPENLPALPADEFYWYQLRGLQVKTEEGTFLGTLEEIMPTGSNDVFVVRKNHQECLIPATDEVVVHVDLEGKTMVIRPLEGLLPEDDL, encoded by the coding sequence GTGACCTCAGCTACGGAAGAACCCCTGGTTTTGGTCGGACAAGTTGTCAAGACGCAGGGGATCAAAGGTCAGGTAAAAGTTGCTGCTTCCGGAGAAGGAGCTGCGGCCTTCCCGGTAGGTACCATCGTCTATTTGAAAAACGATAGAGGAATGAAGCAATCTTTGACGGTTGAGTCTTCCAGGCCCCACCGGCAAATGACGATCCTTGCTTTCCGGGAAGTGCAACGGATCGAAGAAGCAGAAGAATTGGTGGGATGTTCCGTCTACGTAGCGCCAGAAAATTTACCCGCCCTCCCCGCGGATGAGTTTTACTGGTATCAACTTCGTGGCCTGCAAGTGAAGACCGAAGAAGGAACTTTTTTAGGAACGTTGGAAGAAATCATGCCCACGGGGAGCAATGATGTATTTGTCGTCCGCAAGAATCATCAGGAATGCTTGATCCCAGCCACGGATGAAGTCGTAGTCCATGTGGACCTTGAGGGCAAGACCATGGTGATCCGGCCTCTGGAAGGATTGCTGCCCGAAGATGATCTTTGA
- the trmD gene encoding tRNA (guanosine(37)-N1)-methyltransferase TrmD has translation MIFDVLTIFPGIFTSPLAESLLKKALDKGLIQIRVKNLRDFTQDKHRMTDDYPYGGGAGMVMKPEPIIRAVEEIKTKEPEAQSVLLTPQGERLDQKLAREMSDHKHWILICGRYEGLDERVRMTAVDREISIGDYILTGGEIPALVVIDVVSRHLPGFLGCEQSVGEDSFSHGLLEYPQYTRPQVYRGMAVPEVLISGHHAQIERWRRRESLRRTFLRRPDLLELASLSEEDQAFLRELKSQEQIVGQG, from the coding sequence ATGATCTTTGATGTCCTGACCATTTTCCCGGGGATTTTTACTTCTCCCCTGGCCGAGAGCCTGCTGAAAAAAGCCCTGGATAAAGGTTTAATTCAGATTCGGGTGAAAAATTTACGCGACTTCACCCAGGACAAACACCGGATGACGGATGATTACCCTTACGGAGGCGGGGCGGGAATGGTGATGAAACCCGAACCAATCATTCGGGCAGTGGAAGAGATAAAAACGAAAGAGCCGGAAGCCCAATCAGTCCTGCTTACTCCCCAGGGGGAACGGTTGGACCAAAAATTGGCCAGGGAGATGAGTGACCATAAACATTGGATTCTGATTTGCGGGCGGTATGAGGGGCTGGATGAGCGGGTGCGCATGACCGCGGTTGACCGGGAAATTTCCATCGGGGATTACATTCTCACCGGTGGGGAGATTCCGGCATTGGTGGTCATCGATGTAGTCAGCCGTCATCTTCCGGGTTTTTTGGGGTGTGAACAATCCGTTGGGGAAGATTCTTTTTCCCACGGCCTCTTGGAGTATCCCCAGTACACCCGGCCGCAGGTCTACCGGGGGATGGCTGTACCTGAAGTATTGATTTCGGGCCATCATGCCCAGATCGAGCGCTGGCGGCGGAGAGAATCTTTGCGCAGGACTTTTCTGCGGCGGCCCGACCTTTTGGAGCTGGCCAGCCTTTCCGAAGAAGACCAAGCGTTTTTAAGGGAATTAAAAAGCCAGGAACAGATCGTAGGCCAAGGTTGA
- the rplS gene encoding 50S ribosomal protein L19 translates to MRGLEQIEKEQMRTDLPDFRPGDTVKVHVKIKEGEKERIQIFEGTVIRKRLGANRSSFTVRKVSYGIGVERIFPTHSPAIDRIEVVQRGKVRRAKLYYLRQLKGKAARIKERRVH, encoded by the coding sequence ATGAGAGGGTTGGAACAAATCGAAAAAGAGCAAATGCGTACGGACCTCCCCGATTTTCGCCCCGGGGATACGGTGAAAGTACACGTCAAGATCAAAGAGGGCGAAAAAGAACGGATTCAGATATTTGAAGGTACGGTCATCCGCAAGCGGCTGGGAGCCAACCGGTCCAGCTTTACGGTGCGTAAAGTTTCTTACGGCATCGGAGTGGAACGGATTTTCCCGACTCATTCACCGGCCATCGATCGTATCGAGGTGGTGCAAAGGGGGAAGGTTCGCCGCGCCAAACTCTATTATCTGAGACAACTCAAAGGAAAAGCCGCCAGGATCAAAGAACGGAGAGTCCATTAA
- a CDS encoding ribonuclease HII, giving the protein MEAFEEEIQAQGFRVIAGLDEAGRGPLAGPVVAAAVVLAPTKKMAGIDDSKKLSPEQREKIFSLILQQAAAVGIGVVDAREIDRLNILRASLKAMEQAVQNLPLSPDFLLIDGIHSLTLPLAQRAIPKGDQRCQSIAAASIVAKVTRDRLMLAYHDEYPQYNFARHKGYGTREHLQAIRQYGCCPLHRQSFKPIYQLSLL; this is encoded by the coding sequence GTGGAGGCTTTTGAGGAAGAGATCCAAGCCCAAGGTTTTCGGGTCATTGCCGGGTTGGATGAGGCCGGAAGGGGACCCTTGGCTGGCCCGGTGGTGGCGGCGGCAGTGGTTCTTGCCCCGACGAAAAAAATGGCGGGCATCGATGATTCTAAAAAGCTTTCCCCTGAACAGCGAGAAAAAATTTTTTCGCTCATCCTGCAGCAGGCAGCCGCAGTGGGCATCGGGGTCGTTGACGCCCGAGAGATCGACCGCCTGAACATCCTGCGGGCTTCCTTAAAAGCCATGGAGCAAGCGGTTCAAAACCTTCCTCTCTCTCCAGATTTTCTTTTGATCGATGGCATCCATTCCTTGACCCTTCCTCTGGCCCAACGGGCGATTCCTAAGGGGGACCAACGATGTCAATCCATCGCGGCAGCGTCGATTGTGGCCAAGGTTACCCGTGACCGCTTGATGTTAGCCTACCATGATGAATACCCGCAGTATAATTTTGCTCGCCATAAGGGTTATGGAACGAGGGAGCACCTCCAAGCCATCCGCCAATATGGTTGCTGCCCTCTCCACCGGCAATCCTTCAAGCCGATCTATCAGCTTTCACTCCTATGA
- a CDS encoding YraN family protein — protein MTQERLSLGKKGEELALAQLKALKYRILERNFKCRLGEIDIIARDKNTLVFIEVKTRATKDFGGPAAAVNERKQRQLSKVALTYLNQKNLHHVPARFDVVAIELIPPSPRIEVIRNAFELCYG, from the coding sequence ATGACCCAAGAGCGCCTCTCCCTCGGCAAAAAGGGTGAAGAACTGGCCCTGGCCCAGCTCAAGGCTTTGAAATACAGGATCCTTGAGCGGAATTTTAAATGCCGCCTGGGAGAGATCGACATCATCGCCCGGGACAAAAATACCCTGGTCTTCATCGAGGTAAAAACCCGGGCCACAAAAGATTTCGGAGGACCGGCGGCCGCGGTGAATGAAAGGAAACAGCGCCAGCTTTCCAAAGTAGCCCTGACCTATCTGAATCAAAAGAATCTTCATCACGTTCCTGCCAGGTTTGACGTAGTAGCCATAGAACTCATTCCTCCCTCCCCGCGGATTGAAGTTATTCGCAACGCCTTTGAGCTCTGCTACGGATGA